From one Tetragenococcus osmophilus genomic stretch:
- a CDS encoding UPF0223 family protein: protein MQDYQYPLDMEWTKEEIILVVNLWQALEDSYEKGISAEKFLEAYQGFKTVVQSIGEERKLGREFEKLSGYSLYKTVQQAKAHPDQKLKMKG, encoded by the coding sequence ATGCAAGATTATCAATATCCATTAGATATGGAATGGACAAAAGAAGAAATTATTTTGGTCGTTAACTTATGGCAAGCATTAGAAGATAGCTATGAAAAAGGGATTTCTGCTGAAAAGTTTCTCGAAGCCTACCAAGGGTTCAAGACAGTAGTTCAAAGCATTGGAGAGGAACGAAAATTAGGCCGGGAATTTGAAAAACTTTCCGGTTATTCATTGTATAAAACAGTGCAACAAGCAAAAGCCCATCCTGATCAAAAATTAAAAATGAAAGGATGA
- the typA gene encoding translational GTPase TypA translates to MKYRDTIRNVAIIAHVDHGKTTLVDELLKQSETLEGRTDLQERAMDTNDLEKERGITILSKNTAVQYRNTRINILDTPGHADFGGEVERIMKMVDGVVLLVDAYEGTMPQTRFVLKKALDQNVTPIVVVNKIDKPAARPQFVVDQVLELFIELGADDNQLDFPVIYSSAINGTSSLSEDPSEQKPTMAPVFDTIIDHIPEPVDNSDEPLQFQVSLLDYNDYVGRIGIGRVFRGKIKVGDQVALIKLDGTVKKFRVSQLFGYFGLQRQEIQEAKAGDLIAVAGMGDIFVGETVTPFDHQDALPILRIDEPTLQMTFLVNNSPFAGQEGKHITARKLEERLMMELQTDVSLRVEPLTPESWTVSGRGELHLSILIENLRREGYELQVSRPEVIEREIDGVKCEPFESVQIDTPEEYMGSVIESLGLRKGEMQDMVNSGNGQVRLIFQVPSRGLIGYNNEFLSMTHGYGIMHHTFDQYLPMLKVQLAGRNHGALVSIDSGKATAYSIMNLEDRGTIFVEPNTEVYEGMIVGENSRENDLSVNIVKAKQMTNVRSATKDQTSTIRKPRILTLEESIEFINEDEYCEITPESVRLRKQILNTNERGKAAKKQKKSN, encoded by the coding sequence TTGAAATATAGAGATACAATTCGCAACGTAGCAATTATTGCCCACGTTGACCACGGAAAAACAACATTAGTTGATGAATTATTAAAGCAATCTGAAACATTAGAAGGCAGAACGGATCTACAAGAAAGAGCCATGGACACTAATGATTTAGAAAAAGAACGTGGCATTACGATCTTGTCTAAAAACACTGCTGTACAATACCGTAATACACGGATTAACATTTTAGATACGCCGGGACACGCGGACTTCGGCGGTGAAGTTGAGCGTATCATGAAAATGGTCGATGGTGTAGTTTTACTAGTAGATGCTTATGAAGGAACGATGCCACAAACTCGCTTTGTATTGAAAAAAGCACTTGATCAAAATGTGACTCCAATTGTTGTTGTGAACAAAATTGATAAGCCAGCAGCTCGTCCACAGTTTGTTGTTGACCAAGTATTAGAACTATTTATTGAACTAGGCGCCGATGATAACCAACTAGACTTTCCAGTGATCTATTCTTCAGCAATTAATGGAACTTCTAGCCTTTCAGAAGACCCTAGTGAACAAAAACCGACAATGGCACCGGTGTTTGATACAATTATTGATCATATTCCAGAACCTGTCGACAATAGCGACGAACCTTTGCAATTCCAAGTTTCATTACTAGATTATAATGATTATGTAGGTCGTATTGGAATTGGTCGTGTTTTCCGCGGAAAGATCAAAGTTGGCGACCAGGTAGCTTTGATAAAACTAGACGGAACGGTGAAAAAATTCCGCGTAAGCCAATTATTTGGTTATTTTGGTTTGCAACGTCAAGAAATCCAAGAAGCTAAAGCTGGAGATTTAATTGCAGTAGCTGGAATGGGCGATATCTTTGTTGGTGAAACAGTTACGCCATTTGATCACCAAGATGCTCTACCAATCTTGCGTATTGATGAACCAACGCTACAAATGACGTTTTTAGTAAATAATTCACCATTTGCTGGACAAGAAGGAAAACATATAACGGCGCGTAAGCTTGAAGAACGTTTGATGATGGAACTACAAACTGATGTTTCATTAAGAGTGGAACCTTTGACACCAGAATCTTGGACAGTGTCTGGACGTGGGGAGCTTCACTTATCTATTTTAATTGAAAACTTACGCCGGGAAGGTTACGAACTTCAAGTTTCTCGTCCAGAAGTTATTGAAAGAGAAATTGATGGTGTAAAATGTGAACCATTTGAAAGTGTACAAATTGATACTCCAGAAGAATATATGGGGTCAGTCATTGAATCTTTGGGATTACGCAAAGGTGAAATGCAAGATATGGTTAATAGCGGTAATGGACAAGTCCGTCTTATTTTCCAAGTACCATCACGTGGATTAATTGGTTATAACAATGAATTTTTATCCATGACACATGGTTATGGTATTATGCATCATACTTTTGACCAATATTTGCCTATGTTGAAAGTACAACTTGCTGGTAGAAATCATGGAGCGTTAGTTTCTATCGATTCTGGTAAAGCTACTGCTTATTCCATTATGAATCTTGAAGATCGGGGCACAATTTTTGTAGAACCTAATACTGAAGTTTATGAAGGAATGATTGTAGGCGAAAATTCACGGGAAAATGATCTGTCTGTGAATATCGTCAAAGCAAAACAAATGACCAACGTTCGTTCGGCTACAAAAGACCAAACTTCGACTATCAGAAAACCACGTATTTTAACGCTTGAAGAATCCATTGAGTTTATTAATGAAGATGAGTACTGTGAAATTACACC
- the lpdA gene encoding dihydrolipoyl dehydrogenase translates to MVVGDFAIELDTVVVGSGPGGYVAAIRASQKGQKVAIIERENIGGVCLNVGCIPSKALIAAGHHYQDAKDSEAFGIKTENATLDFTKTQEWKENQVVNKLTSGVKGLLKKNKVDVIEGEAFFVDENSLRVIHPDSAQTYTFNHAIVATGSRPIEIPGFKFGGRVIDSTGGLALEQVPEKLVIIGGGVIGAELGSAYANLGADVTILEGTPQILPTYEKDLVKLVENDFKKRDVNIITSAMAKEAVDNGDSVTINYEADGKQESITADYVMVTVGRRPNTDEMGLEQAGVKIGDHGLLPVDNQGRTNVKSIFAIGDVVPGAALAHKASYEAKIAAEAISGEKVAVDYKAMPSVAFTDPEIVTVGMTINEAKEAGLDAKAYKFPFAGNGRALSLNKTEGFMRLVTTVEDDVVVGAQIGGVGASDMVSELALAIESGMNAEDIALTIHPHPSLGEITMDASELALGLPIHA, encoded by the coding sequence ATGGTCGTTGGAGATTTTGCCATAGAATTAGATACAGTAGTAGTTGGTTCCGGACCTGGTGGCTATGTAGCTGCCATCCGTGCCAGCCAAAAAGGCCAAAAAGTTGCCATTATTGAAAGAGAAAACATTGGTGGTGTTTGTCTAAATGTAGGATGTATTCCTTCTAAGGCACTAATTGCTGCAGGGCATCACTATCAAGATGCTAAAGATTCTGAAGCTTTTGGTATAAAAACAGAAAACGCTACTTTAGATTTTACTAAAACACAAGAATGGAAAGAAAACCAAGTCGTTAACAAATTAACCTCTGGTGTAAAAGGCCTTCTTAAGAAAAATAAAGTAGATGTTATCGAAGGGGAAGCTTTCTTTGTTGATGAGAATAGTTTGCGCGTGATTCATCCTGATTCAGCCCAAACGTATACATTTAACCATGCTATTGTGGCTACAGGTTCTCGTCCTATTGAAATCCCAGGTTTTAAATTTGGTGGTCGCGTTATAGATTCCACAGGCGGCCTAGCATTAGAACAAGTGCCAGAAAAATTAGTTATTATCGGTGGCGGCGTTATCGGCGCAGAATTAGGTAGCGCGTACGCTAACCTAGGCGCTGACGTAACTATCCTTGAAGGGACCCCACAAATTTTACCTACTTATGAAAAAGATTTGGTTAAGCTTGTTGAAAATGACTTCAAGAAAAGAGACGTCAACATCATTACAAGTGCAATGGCTAAAGAAGCCGTTGATAATGGTGACAGTGTAACTATTAACTATGAAGCTGATGGGAAACAAGAATCCATAACAGCAGATTATGTAATGGTAACTGTTGGACGTCGTCCGAATACAGACGAAATGGGATTAGAACAAGCTGGCGTAAAAATTGGAGATCATGGGTTATTACCTGTAGATAACCAAGGTCGTACAAATGTTAAAAGCATTTTTGCTATTGGCGATGTTGTACCAGGCGCTGCTTTAGCTCATAAAGCAAGTTATGAAGCAAAAATTGCTGCTGAAGCTATTTCAGGGGAAAAAGTTGCTGTAGATTATAAAGCAATGCCGTCAGTTGCTTTTACTGATCCCGAAATTGTAACAGTTGGTATGACTATTAACGAAGCTAAAGAAGCTGGATTAGATGCCAAAGCTTATAAGTTTCCTTTTGCCGGCAATGGCCGTGCATTATCTTTAAACAAAACAGAAGGATTTATGCGTCTTGTAACTACTGTTGAAGATGACGTTGTTGTAGGAGCACAAATCGGTGGCGTTGGTGCATCTGATATGGTTTCAGAGTTAGCGCTAGCGATTGAATCAGGAATGAATGCAGAAGACATTGCATTAACGATTCACCCACACCCTTCTTTAGGCGAAATTACAATGGATGCTTCCGAGTTAGCTCTTGGACTACCAATTCACGCTTAA
- a CDS encoding inositol monophosphatase family protein has translation MQIMINEIKNWIQEAAEIIKKEIAKNDMTVDTKEDRKDLVTNVDKQVQDFLIEQMHDFDPEAKILGEENGRDQLTDFSGRVFIIDPIDGTLNFVLEQENFCIMIAVYEEDKGKLGFIYNVMEDTLLWGGPEVGVFINEENLPVPADLNLAEGLVGMNSSMYRKNSYNAQLMAERSMGVRMSGCAGLELISLIRGKRNAYVSSLAPWDYAAGSVMLDALNMKFSNIEGGPLKFNGRERFIAATPTAYKEMMQLVGQAQN, from the coding sequence ATGCAAATTATGATCAATGAAATAAAAAATTGGATCCAAGAAGCAGCGGAAATAATAAAAAAAGAAATTGCAAAAAACGATATGACCGTTGATACTAAAGAGGACCGTAAGGATTTAGTCACAAATGTAGATAAACAAGTACAAGATTTTTTAATCGAACAAATGCATGATTTCGACCCAGAAGCTAAAATTTTGGGTGAAGAAAATGGGAGAGATCAGCTTACCGATTTTTCTGGACGTGTGTTTATTATAGATCCGATAGATGGTACGCTGAATTTTGTATTAGAACAAGAAAATTTCTGCATTATGATTGCTGTTTATGAAGAAGACAAAGGAAAACTAGGGTTTATCTATAATGTTATGGAAGATACGCTTTTGTGGGGTGGCCCAGAAGTTGGCGTTTTTATTAACGAAGAGAACTTACCCGTTCCTGCGGATTTAAATTTAGCTGAAGGATTAGTTGGAATGAATTCTAGCATGTATAGAAAAAATAGTTATAATGCACAATTAATGGCAGAACGTTCTATGGGCGTACGTATGTCTGGGTGTGCAGGACTTGAATTGATTAGCTTAATTCGAGGAAAACGAAATGCTTATGTTTCCAGTTTGGCGCCCTGGGACTATGCTGCTGGTAGTGTTATGTTAGATGCTTTAAATATGAAATTTTCAAACATTGAAGGCGGCCCTTTGAAATTTAATGGAAGAGAACGCTTTATAGCAGCAACACCTACAGCTTACAAAGAAATGATGCAATTAGTTGGACAGGCCCAAAACTAA
- a CDS encoding dihydrolipoyllysine-residue acetyltransferase gives MAFQFKLPDIGEGIAEGEIVKWMVKPGDTINEDDTLLEVQNDKSVEEIPSPVTGTIKNILVDEGTTAAVGDTLVEIDAEGYEDDSSSESSSSEESSTSAGSDEEGYYEFKLPDIGEGIAEGEIAKWMVKAGDSINEDDTLLEVQNDKSVEEIPSPVTGTIKNILVDEGSVANVGDTLVEIDAPGHNSSKPSSPVAEEESQEEVSTDTTGSAGVVTAADPNKRVLAMPSVRQFARKNDVDITQVSATGKGGRVTKEDIESFISGGSKETATQTQETGEKAAAAQPEEKAAPAKPFASSLSDLETREKITATRKAIAKSMRNSKDTAPHVTLHDEVEVTKLWDQRKRFKSVAQENGTKLTFLPYVVKALTATVKKFPVLNASIDDASQEIVYKHYYNIGIATDTDHGLYVPNIKEADRKGMFAIADEINEKAGLAHEGKLSGQDMRDGSVTISNIGSVGGTWFTPVINYPEVAILGVGTIKQEPIVNDEGEIVVGRMMKLSLSFDHRIVDGATAQTAMNNIKRLLNDPELLLMEG, from the coding sequence ATGGCATTTCAATTTAAATTACCAGATATCGGCGAAGGAATTGCAGAAGGTGAGATTGTCAAATGGATGGTAAAACCAGGGGATACAATCAATGAAGACGACACCTTACTTGAAGTCCAAAATGACAAATCAGTTGAAGAAATTCCTTCACCAGTAACTGGAACAATCAAAAATATTTTAGTTGATGAAGGAACTACTGCAGCGGTCGGAGATACATTAGTAGAAATCGATGCTGAAGGTTATGAAGATGACTCTTCATCTGAAAGCAGTTCTTCAGAAGAATCATCAACATCGGCTGGTTCTGATGAAGAAGGTTACTATGAATTTAAGTTACCTGACATTGGTGAAGGAATTGCAGAAGGCGAAATTGCTAAATGGATGGTAAAAGCAGGCGATTCAATTAATGAAGACGACACTTTACTTGAAGTCCAAAATGACAAATCAGTCGAAGAAATCCCATCACCAGTAACTGGAACAATCAAAAATATTTTAGTTGATGAAGGTTCAGTAGCTAATGTAGGTGATACGCTAGTAGAAATCGATGCACCTGGTCACAACAGCTCTAAACCAAGCTCACCAGTAGCTGAGGAAGAAAGTCAAGAAGAAGTTAGCACCGATACAACTGGTTCTGCAGGTGTAGTAACAGCCGCTGATCCTAATAAGCGCGTACTAGCTATGCCATCTGTTCGTCAATTTGCTCGTAAAAATGATGTAGACATTACACAAGTTTCAGCAACTGGTAAAGGTGGACGTGTAACTAAAGAAGATATTGAAAGCTTCATTTCTGGTGGTTCTAAAGAAACGGCAACTCAAACTCAAGAAACTGGTGAAAAAGCTGCAGCAGCTCAACCAGAAGAAAAAGCTGCGCCAGCAAAACCATTTGCTTCTAGCTTATCTGACCTAGAAACACGCGAAAAAATAACGGCAACGCGTAAAGCTATTGCAAAATCAATGAGAAATAGCAAGGATACAGCACCACATGTTACTTTGCATGATGAAGTTGAAGTAACAAAACTTTGGGATCAACGTAAGAGATTTAAATCCGTTGCCCAAGAAAACGGCACAAAATTAACATTTTTACCATATGTAGTTAAAGCCTTAACTGCTACAGTGAAGAAATTCCCTGTTTTGAATGCTTCTATCGATGATGCGTCGCAAGAAATTGTATATAAACATTATTACAATATTGGGATTGCAACAGATACAGACCATGGTTTGTATGTACCAAATATCAAAGAAGCTGATCGTAAAGGAATGTTTGCTATCGCTGATGAAATCAACGAAAAAGCTGGTCTTGCCCACGAAGGTAAATTGTCAGGTCAAGACATGCGCGATGGCTCAGTTACTATTAGTAACATCGGATCTGTAGGTGGTACTTGGTTTACTCCAGTCATTAACTACCCTGAAGTGGCTATTTTAGGTGTAGGTACGATCAAACAAGAACCTATCGTAAATGACGAAGGTGAAATTGTAGTAGGTCGTATGATGAAGTTATCATTGAGTTTTGACCATCGTATTGTAGATGGAGCTACTGCCCAAACAGCAATGAATAACATCAAACGCTTGCTCAATGATCCAGAGTTACTATTAATGGAAGGATGA
- a CDS encoding alpha-ketoacid dehydrogenase subunit beta: protein MAQKTMIQAITDALAVELEKDKDVLVFGEDVGLNGGVFRATADLQDKFGEEQVFDTPLAESGIMGLSFGLALEGYRAVPEIQFFGFVFEAMDEIVGQIARTRYRMGGTRNLPITLRAPFGGGVHTPELHSDNLEGMIAQAPGIRVVIPSNPYDAKGLLISSIRSNDPVVYLEHMKLYRSFREEVPDGEYEVPLDKAGIAREGNDITIVTYGAMVRESLKAAENLEKDNISAEIIDLRTVSPVDMETIIASVEKTNRVIVVQEAQKQAGVAAKISSDIAEKAILSLEAPIGRVSAPDTVFPFGQAEGIWLPNATDVEEKAREIVNF, encoded by the coding sequence ATGGCACAAAAAACAATGATTCAAGCAATCACTGATGCCTTAGCTGTTGAATTGGAAAAAGACAAAGATGTCTTAGTGTTTGGTGAAGACGTTGGATTAAACGGTGGGGTATTCCGTGCGACTGCTGATTTGCAAGATAAATTCGGCGAAGAACAAGTTTTTGATACTCCATTAGCTGAATCCGGAATTATGGGATTATCTTTTGGGTTAGCTTTAGAAGGCTACCGAGCTGTGCCTGAAATTCAATTCTTCGGCTTTGTATTTGAAGCAATGGATGAAATTGTGGGCCAAATCGCACGTACTCGTTATCGCATGGGAGGTACACGTAATTTACCAATTACGCTACGCGCTCCATTTGGTGGCGGTGTGCATACGCCAGAATTACACTCTGATAATTTAGAAGGTATGATTGCACAAGCACCAGGTATCCGTGTGGTTATCCCATCAAACCCTTACGATGCAAAAGGGCTATTGATCTCTTCTATTAGAAGTAACGATCCAGTGGTTTATTTAGAACATATGAAACTTTATCGTTCATTCCGTGAAGAAGTTCCTGATGGTGAATATGAAGTTCCATTAGATAAAGCAGGAATTGCTAGAGAAGGTAACGACATTACTATTGTGACTTATGGTGCAATGGTTCGTGAATCTTTAAAAGCAGCTGAAAATTTGGAAAAAGACAATATTAGTGCAGAAATTATCGACTTACGTACTGTTTCTCCAGTAGACATGGAAACAATTATTGCCTCAGTTGAAAAAACGAACCGCGTTATTGTGGTCCAAGAAGCGCAAAAACAAGCAGGAGTGGCTGCTAAGATTTCTTCTGATATTGCTGAAAAAGCGATTCTTTCATTAGAAGCACCTATTGGACGTGTTTCTGCACCAGATACTGTTTTCCCATTTGGTCAAGCAGAAGGAATTTGGCTACCAAATGCAACAGATGTTGAAGAAAAAGCTAGAGAAATCGTAAATTTCTAA